Within the Setaria viridis chromosome 3, Setaria_viridis_v4.0, whole genome shotgun sequence genome, the region AAGATTTCCTTCAGCACAGATAGCCCTAAGAACCTCCTGAAGGCAAGGCCTAGCATTCTCAAACACACAAGAATTACGATGTTTCCAACTTCCCAGGCCACCAGCATTATCAAAGAGTTGAGACCCTTGCGCACTTCCTTAGGCACCACCGAGATAGCTGTCCACCACACTTAGAAAAACGAGATGCTGAAGGATCCGGTGTCAAGATAATGAGGCCCAGCTGTTGAAAGATCAAAGCCCAGAGTGTGAAGACACAGCCGACCAACAGATGGTGACTAGTCTCCTCAGCTTGGTCACACAAAGGGCAAGCCTCGGGATGGGACAGACCCCTCCTTGCTAGTGAAGCGGTGACACGTGGGATTTTAGTCATCAGTCCACATTGAAGCAGATCAAGAGCTCGAGCGAACAGAATCAAATACACATGTGCCCTTCGATCGCAGGTTCCAGTCGTGGGGCAGCAAAAATGAAACCTAATACCGTAATAAAACACCTCACTAACTAGCACATCATACTAATGCGCATAATTATTACATTACGTATGTCAATAATGTCAATGTCATGGTTGACATTATACGCCAGGGGAACGTCCCCTTTCCTCTAAACGGAGACTGTCCGTGGCTTGGCGCCCATCTTCTTCCACGAAACGCTGGGCATGATCTGGGCAATGTCGACCCTGTCCTTGTACTGGACGGCAAAGTTGAGCAGCGAGTCGAGCAGGGAATCCGAGAGCAGGTGGGGCTCCAGGCCCAGCTCAATCAGCTTCGTGTGCTTGGCATTGTAGTAGTGCTCCTCAGCCTCGACCCGTGGGTTGGGGACCGACTTGGTCTGCACGTCCAGACCGAGCTTGGCTCCTGCAGCAGTCACTAGCTTGGCCAGTTCGTTGACGGAGAACTGCTCTGTGAACTGATTGAAGACTCTGAACTCGCCGGGTTTGGCTGGGTTGGCTATTGCTAGCTCAACGCACTGCACAGTGTCCCTGATGTCCAGATATCCACGGGTCTAGAGGGGACATAACAAGAAGTTTGATCAGTAAATCAATGCCACACTGCTGATCTGAGTAATTTAAAGTGGTAACTGAAAGTACAGCATTCAGCTAAAACTTGCTGCGCTCTATGGTTTTTTGATTGCTAATGACTATGAGATGTTCTCTTTTGCATGTGATATTTGAAGGACGATATTTGCATGTGTAGACAAACCCTACTGCTTTACTTGTTCAACAATGTGGTTAGCAAGCTTAGGAGAACATGGGCACATGGCAGTGCTGTAAGCTTAAAACAGTCTCCAGGTTTGAAACACTGGAcgagggaaggaaaagattgtcGAATTCTTCGCCCAGAGGATGATCTAAAGAAAACCAATGAGATCTTCAGAGTAACACACTCGTGAATATTTAATCTCCACAGGTCACCAAATGATTATGATGTGGAGCGGTTATCAGAAAAGAGTAAATTATATGACCCATTCAAATTCTGTACTTGCTGAGATGAGCTACAGCCTACAGCCAACATGGCTCACCATCCAGTTTGGAGTCACCCAAGATTTATGAAAAACTGCAAGCAGTGATTTCAAATCCTAGGACCTGAGTTAAAAACTCTAGCTGGCATTCTAACTTAAAAATGTACTAATTGATACTAACAATTTCAACCACAGGTGTAAGAGGGGGAACCTTAATAAAGAACAGGTTGCATAAGGTTCGGGGAAAATAAGTCAAATGAACAGTTACGCATATGGCAATGCGAGAGATTAAAACATACCTGACCACCTTTTCCGTATACTGTAAGTGGATGCCCTACAGCAGCCTGGACACAGAACCTATTTAGTGCTGTCCCAAAGACACCATCATAGTCAAACCTGTTAGATAGCTCCTCATGCATTGCAGTTTCATCTGTTCTGACTCCATAGACAACACCTTGGTTAAGATCTGTGGCCCTTATACCCCAAGCCTTGCAAGTAAATGCTATGTTGTGGGAGTCATGCACTTTGCTTAGATGGTAGAAGGAGCTTGCTTGTTTTGGGTAAGGCAAGGTGTCAGTTCTTCCATTATGAGTAATAGTGATAAACCCCTCTTCAATGTCAATGTTTGGTGTTCCATACTCACCCATAGTTCCCAGCTTAACCAGATGGCACTCTTCACTGTACTCCTTAATGGCAAACAAGACATTAAGTGTTCCAATAACATTGTTATGCTGTGTGTAGACTGCCCTTGAACGATCAATCATAGAGTATGGTGCGGATCTTTGCTCACCAAAGTGGACAGCAGCATCTGGCTCAAAAGACTTGAAGGCTTCTGAGAGGAATTCAAAATCACATATGTCACCAATAAAGAGCTGAATTGTCTTGCCAGTGAGAGACTTCCATCTACGGACACGATTTTGGATGGAAGTTATGGGGGTAAGGGAATCAAGACCAAGTTGGTGATCAAAAAGACGTCGAACAAGATTATCGACAATAGCGACCTCATAACCTTTGTTGGAGAGATGAAGAGCTGTCGCCCACCCACAGTATCCATCTCCACCAATAACCATTACTTTTTTAGGCTTGGAGGATGAAGCTTCCTGACTACCAGCAAGAGGTGTTTGTGTATGTCCTTGTACAGCAGCACTAGCACAAGTAACATATGACTTCTTTTGTCTCTTGGAAGAAGATTTGAGGGACAGATTTGAAGATTTTGAGTTCTGTAATCGGCCAACATTGCAGCAATAACTAGGAGATCCGGAGAGCGTCTTAACAGCAGGAGATGCACTGAAAGTACAGTTAGTTATCAAATGTGCCATTTTCATAATCCTCTCTCTTTCAGTTCAAATTTGTAGATACCCTACAGAATAGTCGGTAGAAATTAGGGTCAGTAAAGGGGGGGGGGAACAAAGTAGCTACAGTATAGAGTATCATTACAAGGTGAACATGTAAAGCAAAACTTGAGAGGTTAAGAGGTTTGACAACACTACTTCCAATTGCGTACATACTATAACATGCTTTATTCCTGTAGTTAATTATGTATTACTCCTTAATGCAAAAATACATGCACAAAAAACAACTTAGAGcctatttggtagagcttcatctgattctgattctctatgggagctgattctctgagagaagtgattatatgactgaaagtgattctctagcataaactcttaaaatcaggatggagactCACTCCACAAAATcaagagaagctactttttccagCTCCTGGTCtattagttcatttcagagaatcacttcgcagaatcaacagagaatcacttctctcttcaaaattgtttggcagagctcccagagcaTTCTCTGCttctgggagctctgccaaacagggtCTGACATTTGCAACCCCAGGCACGGAACTGCTATCATTCTCGTCTAGTCATATCCTTTTCAATATTGGAATAAAGCGGTACTAAGTGCTTTATCctcaaaaagagagaaaaaaaaaaagagtcagGACAGACATAAAAAGTAAGTGAAAATCTGCTATCAGATAGTGCTTCCAAACTTCAGCTCATTGCACTTGCGTTCAGCAGGAATTGATGGAATTATATGACGTACTGTTGAACCCAGAGAAAATGTAATAACTATCGTCCTGAACTCCTGATGATTCCACAACGACTGCAGAAAAGGCGAGGCTATCACACGCGCAATGCAGAAAACTGCACCCACATACCTGGCCTCTGAATCCTACGCAGCAATACGTATACGTACATCCATTCgtatcagaagttcagaacatCCCTAGCGATGCTCCCATGGTCAACGTCAAGGAATCCACCATACGCATATCACACACGGTCACAACAGGAAGAGCCAAACAAAGCGCACATCTTCCTCCGCGCCAGGGAGCTCCGGATTTTAGCGGGCATTGGGGTTCAGCCAAACCCCCTCCCAGAATTTGGCGAAAACAAGCCGCCAGACTTCACGGTGGAGCAAGCAAGCGCACGAGCTACAAGCTTCAGACTGGATTAACTGTCCCAGGATGAGAGACTGGGATTTGGGGGCTCGCATCAACGAAATGAATGCGCAGAACAAAACGAGCAATCCATCGAAgcaacaactaagcaagcaagggCTCTTCCTTACCAGTTACCACCAAAAGGAGGGATCGACCCGCGTCCTGGTGCCTATCCACACCGCGCCAATCCCCGGGAGGACGAGGGCGACGACTGCGAGGAGAGGCGGAGGGGGAGAGGAGGATTGGATGGATAGCAGCGGGGGCCGAGCGACTGCTGATTTTTGAAGGAGCACGGGgtcaggaggaggagcgggtggATATTCGGCGGAGCGATTCGGATCAGCTGCGGCAAAGCGCGCTCCGGGAGCGCAACCTGGCGGCAGCGCTGGCCGCCTGCGAGCGGATGAGCGGTCACGATCGCTCTTTTTTTCTATCCGCACAAGACGACGAGCCAGTAGCTATTATTACAGGCTTACAGGCAGCCAgatctctgaatctctgatggATTGTTGTGGTCTTTTCTTATTGGTTCAAAATGGTTTCGAGTTCAAAATTGTTAGTCTGATGGAGTGAGGTCAAATCTCTTTTGTTTTTCAAGTCAAGTTGTAAGGTTCAAACAATCCAGTTTTGCCAAGCTATACGGTAGCCCAGCCCCCTTCCAGCAGTTAAACTTTTGACACCGTACGTTTACTGTTTTTACAAGTAACAACAACAAATGGCATTTTTATTTCCGGCACATGTACGTACGCCACCACCCCGCTGCTTCGACCGGTCAGAGCTTGTTGGACTTGGCGAGGTAGATGACGGCGCCGGAGGTGGCCGCCGGGATGACGATGTCGTCGGAAATGGACTTGAGGCCCGGGACGACCCTCTTGGCGAGGAGCGC harbors:
- the LOC117848169 gene encoding UDP-sulfoquinovose synthase, chloroplastic; the encoded protein is MKMAHLITNCTFSASPAVKTLSGSPSYCCNVGRLQNSKSSNLSLKSSSKRQKKSYVTCASAAVQGHTQTPLAGSQEASSSKPKKVMVIGGDGYCGWATALHLSNKGYEVAIVDNLVRRLFDHQLGLDSLTPITSIQNRVRRWKSLTGKTIQLFIGDICDFEFLSEAFKSFEPDAAVHFGEQRSAPYSMIDRSRAVYTQHNNVIGTLNVLFAIKEYSEECHLVKLGTMGEYGTPNIDIEEGFITITHNGRTDTLPYPKQASSFYHLSKVHDSHNIAFTCKAWGIRATDLNQGVVYGVRTDETAMHEELSNRFDYDGVFGTALNRFCVQAAVGHPLTVYGKGGQTRGYLDIRDTVQCVELAIANPAKPGEFRVFNQFTEQFSVNELAKLVTAAGAKLGLDVQTKSVPNPRVEAEEHYYNAKHTKLIELGLEPHLLSDSLLDSLLNFAVQYKDRVDIAQIMPSVSWKKMGAKPRTVSV